The proteins below come from a single Miscanthus floridulus cultivar M001 chromosome 1, ASM1932011v1, whole genome shotgun sequence genomic window:
- the LOC136497315 gene encoding FACT complex subunit SPT16 — MADNGNAKGGSGAYTINLENFSKRLKVFYDHWKEHKSDLWSSSDAIAIATPPPSDDLRYLKSSALDIWLLGYEFPETIIVFMHKQIHVLCSQKKANLIGTLKKAANEAVGADIVLHVKTKNGDGADLMDDIVQAARNQSKSDKPVVGHIAKEVPEGKLLETWTQKLSGSGVRLTDVTNGFSELFAVKDTTEITCVKKAAYLTSSVLKNFVVPKLEKVIDEEKKISHSSLMDDTEKAILDPLKVKVKLKPDNVDICYPPVFQSGGKFDLKPGASSNNEYLYYDSASVIICAIGSKYSSYCSNVARTYLIDATPTQSKAYETLLKAHEAAVQEVKPGNPMSAVYQAAVAVIERDAPELLPNLTKSAGTGIGLEFRESGLNLNAKNDRKIKHGMVFNVSLGLHNVQAETTSEKTKQFSLLLADTVLVNERGHEILTAPCSKAVKDVAYSFNEDDEDVAEVKTESKTIDTVPTKATLRSDNQEMSKEELRRQHQAELARQKNEETARRLAGGGSGSGEGRGPARASNELVAYKNVNDVPFVRDLAIQVDQKNEAVLLPIYGSMVPFHVSTVKSVTSHQDNRTCTIRVFFNVPGMPFSNDSKLNSQGAIYLKEITFRSKDPRHSSEVVQQIKTLRRQVASRESERAERATLVTQEKLQIGNNRMKMMRLSDVWIRPAFGGRGRKLTGNLEAHFNGFRYSTSRSDERVDIMFGNIKHAFFQPAEKEMITLLHFHLHNHIMVGNKKTKDVQFYVEVMDVVQTLGGSRRSALDPDEIEEEQRERDRKNRINMDFQNFVNKVNDHWSQPQFKGLDLEFDVPLRELGFHGVPYKASAFIIPTSTCLVELIETPFLVVSLSEIEIVNLERVGFGTKNFDMAIVFKDFKKDVLRIDSIPSASLDAIKEWLDTTDLKYYESRLNLNWRPILKTIIDDPQKFIDDGGWEFLNMEASDSETEDTEESDQGYVPSDAEPESESEDDDSDRESLVESDDDDEESDEDSEEEKGKTWEELEREASNADREHGAESDSEEERRRRKAKTFSKSRAPERSSFKGAPPSKKPKFR; from the coding sequence ATGGCTGATAATGGTAATGCCAAAGGGGGATCTGGTGCCTATACAATTAATCTCGAGAACTTCAGTAAGCGGCTGAAGGTATTCTATGACCATTGGAAGGAGCACAAGTCTGATCTTTGGAGTTCGTCTGATGCTATTGCAATTGCTACCCCACCTCCTTCTGATGATCTTCGTTATTTGAAATCATCAGCCCTGGATATTTGGCTACTTGGATATGAATTTCCAGAAACGATAATTGTCTTCATGCACAAGCAAATACATGTTTTATGCAGTCAGAAGAAAGCAAATCTTATCGGGACCCTCAAGAAGGCTGCAAATGAGGCTGTTGGTGCTGACATTGTGTTGCATGTGAAAACCAAGAATGGTGATGGTGCTGACTTGATGGATGACATAGTGCAGGCTGCTCGTAATCAATCGAAATCAGACAAGCCAGTTGTTGGACACATTGCCAAAGAGGTACCTGAGGGTAAGCTTCTTGAAACATGGACACAAAAGTTATCCGGGTCAGGCGTACGACTTACAGATGTAACAAACGGCTTCTCTGAGCTCTTTGCTGTGAAGGACACCACAGAGATCACGTGTGTGAAGAAGGCTGCTTACTTAACTTCATCTGTTCTGAAAAATTTTGTTGTTCCAAAGCTGGAGAAGGTTATTGATGAGGAGAAGAAAATCTCACACTCATCTTTGATGGATGACACAGAGAAGGCTATTCTTGATCCCCTCAAGGTCAAGGTGAAGTTGAAGCCTGACAATGTTGATATATGCTATCCTCCAGTCTTTCAAAGTGGGGGTAAGTTTGATCTGAAGCCTGGTGCATCTAGCAACAACGAGTACTTGTATTATGATTCTGCAAGTGTTATCATCTGTGCAATTGGTTCCAAATACAGTAGCTATTGTTCAAATGTTGCTCGGACATATCTTATTGATGCTACCCCTACGCAAAGTAAAGCATATGAGACCCTTTTGAAAGCTCATGAAGCTGCTGTTCAAGAAGTGAAACCAGGCAATCCGATGAGTGCGGTTTATCAAGCTGCAGTGGCAGTGATTGAGAGGGATGCCCCTGAACTACTTCCTAATCTAACAAAGTCAGCTGGAACTGGAATAGGCCTTGAATTCCGAGAATCTGGCTTAAATCTGAATGCCAAGAATGATCGTAAGATAAAACATGGAATGGTTTTTAATGTCTCCCTTGGTTTGCATAACGTCCAGGCAGAAACCACCAGTGAGAAGACAAAGCAGTTTTCACTGTTGTTAGCTGATACAGTTTTAGTTAATGAAAGAGGACACGAGATCTTAACAGCACCTTGCTCCAAGGCAGTCAAAGATGTTGCTTATTCGTtcaatgaagatgatgaagacgttGCTGAGGTGAAGACAGAGTCGAAGACCATAGATACCGTGCCAACCAAGGCAACTCTCAGGTCAGACAACCAGGAAATGTCGAAGGAAGAGCTCCGGAGACAGCACCAGGCTGAACTTGCTCGTCAAAAGAATGAAGAGACTGCTAGAAGGCTTGCTGGGGGTGGTTCTGGATCTGGTGAGGGACGTGGTCCTGCAAGGGCTTCAAATGAGCTTGTTGCATACAAGAATGTTAATGATGTACCATTTGTGAGAGATTTGGCGATCCAAGTAGACCAGAAGAATGAAGCTGTCCTCTTACCTATTTATGGCAGCATGGTTCCTTTCCATGTTTCTACTGTCAAGAGTGTGACCAGCCACCAGGACAACCGCACCTGCACTATCCGCGTCTTCTTCAATGTGCCTGGAATGCCATTCTCAAATGATAGCAAGCTAAATTCTCAAGGCGCTATCTATCTGAAAGAAATTACATTCCGCTCAAAAGATCCACGGCATAGCAGTGAAGTTGTTCAGCAGATCAAAACGTTGAGGAGGCAAGTTGCTTCAAGGGAGTCGGAGAGAGCTGAAAGGGCAACTCTTGTTACCCAGGAGAAACTTCAGATAGGAAACAACAGAATGAAGATGATGAGACTTAGTGATGTGTGGATACGACCTGCATTTGGTGGTCGTGGGAGGAAGCTCACTGGAAATCTTGAGGCTCATTTCAATGGTTTCAGATATTCTACTTCAAGGTCTGATGAGCGCGTGGACATCATGTTTGGAAATATAAAGCATGCCTTTTTCCAGCCTGCAGAGAAAGAAATGATTACTCTCCTTCATTTCCATCTGCACAACCATATCATGGTTGGAAACAAAAAGACAAAGGATGTCCAGTTCTATGTTGAAGTGATGGATGTTGTTCAGACTCTTGGTGGCAGTAGAAGATCGGCACTTGATCCTGATGAGATTGAAGAAGAGCAGCGTGAGAGGGATAGGAAGAACAGAATAAACATGGATTTCCAGAACTTTGTGAACAAGGTTAATGACCACTGGTCGCAACCACAGTTCAAGGGGCTTGACCTGGAGTTTGATGTCCCCCTTAGGGAGCTTGGGTTccatggtgtcccatataaagcTTCCGCTTTCATCATTCCAACTTCTACTTGTTTGGTTGAGCTGATTGAGACCCCCTTCCTGGTGGTGAGCCTGAGTGAGATAGAGATTGTTAACCTGGAGAGGGTGGGCTTTGGAACGAAGAACTTTGACATGGCTATTGTGTTCAAGGATTTCAAGAAGGATGTTCTCCGCATTGACTCCATCCCTTCAGCATCGCTCGACGCGATAAAGGAGTGGCTGGACACAACTGACCTCAAGTACTACGAGAGCAGGCTGAATCTGAACTGGCGTCCTATCCTGAAAACTATAATTGATGATCCTCAGAAGTTCATTGACGATGGCGGCTGGGAGTTCCTGAACATGGAGGCGAGTGACTCAGAGACTGAGGACACAGAGGAGTCAGACCAAGGCTATGTGCCTTCCGATGCTGAGCCTGAGTCTGAGTCAGAAGATGATGACTCCGACCGCGAGTCCTTGGTGgaatctgatgatgatgatgaagagtcagATGAGGACTCAGAGGAGGAGAAGGGCAAGACCTGGGAGGAGCTGGAGCGCGAGGCAAGCAATGCGGACCGTGAGCACGGTGCAGAGTCGGACAGCGAGGAAGAGAGGAGGCGCCGCAAGGCGAAGACCTTCAGCAAGTCGCGTGCGCCGGAGCGCAGCAGCTTCAAGGGAGCTCCACCCTCCAAGAAGCCAAAGTTCAGGTGA